One genomic region from Xenopus laevis strain J_2021 chromosome 2L, Xenopus_laevis_v10.1, whole genome shotgun sequence encodes:
- the f10.L gene encoding coagulation factor 10 L homeolog precursor: MAGQTCLLILIALPAVLLQQATNVFLKHGNAHNILRAKRANSGFEEFKKGNLERECYEERCSFEEAREVFENEDKTREFWNKYYDDDQCKSNPCQYGGSCKDGINEYTCFCNPGFEGKNCETVKLQLCSLNNGDCDQFCKVVDRFIVCSCTNGYVLGENGKSCIPTDKYSCGRRHMRREKRAAEILKNDTESHTDNQSEVKLNQTDTLLESNVTRNNIFDENEPNVRIVGGRDCDPGECPWQALLVDDENEGFCGGTILSRELILTAAHCINQTKSMKVVVGALNTKKTEGAVHNVEKISIHPRFVKLTYDYDMAVIKLKQAINFTENIIPACIPEPEFAEQVLMNEPDAMVSGFGRLQERGRQASYLQMLQVPYIKRHRCKESSTFAITDNMFCAGFDTEVKDACQGDSGGPHVTPFKGTYFVTGIVSWGEGCARKGKFGVYTKVSKLNRFLKSVLKKYPL; the protein is encoded by the exons ATGGCTGGCCAGACATGTCTGCTTATTCTTATTGCTTTACCCGCTGTCCTCCTCCAACAAGCTACAAATG TTTTTTTGAAGCATGGCAACGCACATAACATACTGCGGGCAAAACGAGCGAATTCAGGCTTTGAAGAATTTAAAAAAGGTAACCTGGAAAGGGAATGTTATGAAGAGCGCTGCTCATTCGAGGAAGCACGAGAAGTCTTCGAGAATGAAGATAAAACC AGAGAATTCTGGAACAAGTATTATG ATGATGATCAGTGTAAATCAAATCCTTGTCAGTATGGTGGATCATGTAAAGATGGGATCAATGAATACACGTGCTTCTGCAATCCTGGTTTTGAGGGCAAAAACTGCGAAACAG TAAAACTACAATTGTGCTCCTTAAACAATGGCGACTGTGATCAGTTTTGCAAAGTAGTGGATCGATTTATTGTATGTTCCTGTACAAATGGATATGTACTGGGAGAAAATGGTAAATCCTGTATTCCAACCG ACAAATATTCCTGTGGAAGAAGACATATGCGTAGAGAAAAGAGGGCAGCAGAAATACTTAAGAATGATACGGAAAGCCATACGGACAATCAGAGTGAAGTGAAACTTAACCAAACTGACACTCTGCTGGAAAGTAATGTAACAAGAAATAATATATTTGATGAGAATGAGCCAAATGTTAGGATTGTGGGTGGAAGAGACTGTGACCCTGGTGAATGCCCTTGGCAA GCCCTGTTGGTGGATGATGAAAATGAGGGATTTTGTGGGGGGACCATTTTGTCTCGAGAGTTGATACTCACTGCAGCTCACTGCATCAACCAGACCAAATCTATGAAAGTAGTGGTTG GGgcgctaaatacaaaaaagacTGAAGGCGCTGTCCATAATGTTGAAAAAATATCCATACACCCTCGATTTGTAAAGTTAACCTATGATTATGACATGGCTGTGATAAAATTAAAGCAAGCCATTAACTTCACTGAGAACATTATTCCCGCTTGTATCCCCGAACCTGAGTTTGCTGAACAAGTTTTGATGAATGAACCAGATGCCATGGTTAGCGGATTTGGGCGGTTACAGGAGCGTGGACGTCAAGCCTCATATCTTCAGATGCTCCAAGTCCCGTATATCAAAAGGCACCGCTGTAAAGAGTCCAGCACCTTCGCAATCACAGATAATATGTTCTGCGCAGGCTTTGATACTGAAGTGAAAGATGCCTGTCAGGGAGATAGCGGGGGGCCACATGTCACCCCATTTAAAGGAACTTATTTTGTGACTGGCATAGTTAGTTGGGGGGAGGGATGTGCTCGAAAGGGCAAATTTGGGGTTtatacaaaagtatccaagttaAATAGATTTCTTAAATCAGTTCTGAAGAAATACCCGTTATAA